The following proteins come from a genomic window of Nostoc sp. ATCC 53789:
- a CDS encoding ABC transporter substrate-binding protein, with translation MGDINWTRRDFIKGIGATTTGIALSSCGISGDRSAKGLTEEALAVQPVVRSQDLEKSDLTIGYVPVNDCAPFAIAWKKGFFHKYGLNVTLNREASWATSRDGLIFGRLDASPVVSGAVTNARIGAEGARHASLCAAMTIHRHGNAMTMNKAMWDFGLRPWYEYQEKYGDGALEAFGRDFRGYFDKQPPEGKVWAVVLSSSIYEYFIRYLSAAAGVDPLKEFRVIIVPPPQMVTNVRIGAMQAYMVAEPWNTRAITGNENIGFTFAQGKEVWLGHPDRLLGVMESFIDKYPKTYRSLVKAMIEACQYCSKAENRQEVAELLTERSFTGARPKNKDAPIAKYTSPGILGNYNYGGFDGKDRTIQAADTTIFFDIPDNLPKQPEEHSTFLWQSRSLWLMTQAARWGQIKEFPKNADKLAQQGWRTDLYREIASEMGIKCPKDDYKVEPPEVFIDKKGFDPSDPVGYLNSFAIRANAPTNFFMS, from the coding sequence ATGGGTGATATAAACTGGACTCGACGAGATTTTATTAAGGGAATAGGAGCAACTACAACCGGGATAGCGCTGTCCTCCTGTGGAATTTCAGGAGATAGATCCGCCAAAGGGCTAACAGAAGAAGCCTTGGCTGTACAACCAGTAGTTAGATCGCAAGACCTAGAAAAATCCGATCTCACCATTGGTTACGTTCCTGTTAATGATTGTGCGCCATTTGCGATCGCCTGGAAAAAAGGCTTCTTCCACAAATATGGTTTGAACGTCACACTCAACCGCGAGGCTAGCTGGGCCACCTCCCGCGACGGTTTAATTTTTGGTCGCCTAGATGCTTCACCCGTAGTATCTGGTGCTGTTACCAACGCCAGAATTGGTGCAGAAGGCGCACGTCACGCCTCCTTGTGTGCAGCAATGACCATTCACCGCCACGGTAACGCCATGACCATGAACAAAGCCATGTGGGATTTTGGGCTGCGTCCGTGGTATGAATATCAAGAAAAATATGGCGATGGTGCTTTAGAAGCCTTTGGGCGTGATTTTCGAGGCTACTTTGACAAGCAACCACCAGAAGGCAAAGTTTGGGCGGTAGTATTAAGTTCGTCCATTTACGAATACTTTATCCGTTACTTATCCGCCGCCGCAGGGGTTGATCCCCTGAAAGAGTTTCGCGTCATCATCGTTCCGCCGCCTCAAATGGTGACAAACGTGCGGATTGGTGCAATGCAAGCTTACATGGTTGCAGAACCCTGGAATACAAGGGCAATAACAGGTAACGAAAACATCGGTTTTACCTTTGCACAAGGCAAAGAAGTCTGGTTGGGACACCCAGATCGTTTATTGGGAGTAATGGAATCTTTCATCGATAAATATCCCAAAACCTATCGTTCCCTAGTTAAGGCGATGATTGAAGCTTGCCAATATTGCAGCAAAGCAGAAAACCGCCAAGAAGTAGCTGAACTGCTTACAGAACGTTCCTTTACAGGTGCAAGACCCAAAAATAAAGATGCCCCAATTGCGAAGTATACCAGTCCCGGAATTCTCGGCAACTACAACTATGGCGGCTTTGATGGCAAAGACCGCACCATTCAAGCTGCCGATACTACCATTTTCTTCGATATTCCTGACAACCTTCCCAAACAACCAGAAGAACATTCAACATTCTTATGGCAATCGCGAAGTCTCTGGTTAATGACACAAGCAGCGCGATGGGGACAAATTAAGGAATTTCCCAAAAATGCCGACAAACTAGCCCAACAAGGCTGGAGAACAGATTTATATCGCGAGATAGCATCTGAAATGGGCATAAAATGTCCCAAGGATGATTACAAGGTCGAACCACCAGAAGTATTTATAGATAAGAAAGGCTTCGATCCCAGCGATCCGGTGGGCTATCTGAATAGTTTTGCTATCAGGGCTAACGCTCCCACTAACTTTTTCATGTCTTAA
- a CDS encoding sensor histidine kinase — translation MDFSQVLAEKTDTILDKWVTAVRKDRRIESADDLSYTAVKDHVPDVLQAMVTVLSKSQENDIESIVTASFQHGAIRAEQGFDPAEIAREYHLLRTVIFDALQADLLEGTPVDIIRSMRLIDAIIDEAIARCFKSYVEERLRELQQLQLSLTLHNEELTRLMSANQEYLSQLAHELKHPLTSIIGYSDLFLRQQRRKTQIKDTSANLEHIERVLRNGRQLLHLINDVLELSRYEAGQIKLQLAPTDVSELINNICEMLEPLAVGKNLKVVVDCDRAPKELITDPFQCQQIITNLISNAIRYTESGTIIIMCQVLENQRWAIAVSDTGIGIAPENQAQIFEPYFRVSFSDRPYLPDSTGLGLAIVSRLVKLLQGTINLVSEVGVGSTFTVIFPLQIES, via the coding sequence ATGGATTTTAGTCAAGTACTGGCTGAAAAAACGGACACCATCCTCGATAAATGGGTTACAGCAGTTCGCAAGGATAGACGGATTGAAAGTGCTGATGACCTATCTTATACAGCAGTAAAAGATCATGTCCCTGATGTTTTACAAGCAATGGTAACAGTGCTTTCAAAATCTCAGGAGAATGATATTGAGTCAATAGTTACTGCTAGTTTTCAGCATGGAGCTATTCGAGCCGAACAAGGCTTTGACCCAGCAGAAATTGCCAGAGAATATCATCTGCTGCGAACAGTAATATTTGATGCTCTACAAGCAGATTTATTAGAGGGAACACCTGTAGATATAATTCGTTCTATGCGTTTGATTGACGCTATCATAGACGAAGCGATCGCTCGATGTTTTAAGAGTTATGTTGAAGAGCGGTTGCGAGAATTACAGCAGTTGCAGTTATCACTAACGCTCCACAATGAAGAACTTACGCGCTTAATGAGCGCCAATCAAGAGTATCTTTCGCAACTAGCCCACGAATTGAAACATCCTCTAACTTCCATTATTGGTTACTCGGATCTGTTTTTACGCCAACAGCGACGCAAGACACAGATAAAAGACACTTCAGCTAATTTAGAACATATTGAGCGGGTATTACGTAACGGTAGACAATTACTCCACCTAATTAACGATGTATTAGAACTTTCGCGCTATGAAGCAGGACAGATAAAACTTCAACTAGCACCCACTGATGTGAGTGAATTAATCAATAATATCTGTGAAATGTTGGAACCTTTAGCTGTTGGGAAAAATTTAAAAGTCGTAGTAGATTGCGATCGCGCTCCCAAAGAATTAATCACAGATCCTTTTCAATGCCAACAAATTATTACAAATCTTATTAGTAATGCAATTCGCTATACAGAGTCGGGGACTATTATTATAATGTGTCAGGTGTTGGAGAACCAGAGATGGGCGATCGCAGTTTCTGACACTGGAATTGGCATTGCACCAGAAAACCAAGCCCAGATATTTGAACCCTACTTTCGGGTCAGTTTTAGCGATCGTCCCTATCTCCCTGATAGTACAGGATTGGGGTTAGCGATCGTTTCGCGGTTAGTAAAATTACTACAAGGTACAATTAACCTAGTTTCTGAAGTAGGAGTTGGTTCTACCTTCACTGTAATTTTTCCCTTACAAATAGAGAGTTGA
- the ntrB gene encoding nitrate ABC transporter permease, with translation MIFQLNLVAIAAIATQAAWKKTKPVILRDVFILPVLGFLGIIVLWWIIALANDELMPTPPEALIANLDYILNPFYQRGPGNLGIGWLLIASLRRVLLGFLLGAVVAIPVGFLIGMSRPAMLALNPIIQIFKPVSPLAWLPIALAIFNLADPSAIFVIFITSLWPTIINTALGVSSVPKDYLDVAQVLEMHRWRRITKIIWPASLPYIFTGLRISLGIAWLVIVAVEMLTGGIGIGFFVWDEWSRLNLSSVFLAVFIIGLTGLILDYAVGKLEELVTHRPKTSN, from the coding sequence ATGATATTTCAACTAAATTTGGTTGCGATCGCAGCGATCGCAACACAAGCTGCGTGGAAAAAGACAAAACCTGTCATCCTCAGAGATGTATTTATTTTACCAGTATTGGGATTCTTGGGAATAATTGTGCTGTGGTGGATTATTGCACTTGCCAACGATGAATTAATGCCCACCCCACCAGAAGCGCTCATTGCTAATCTAGACTACATCTTAAATCCCTTCTACCAAAGAGGCCCAGGTAACTTGGGAATTGGTTGGTTGTTGATCGCAAGTCTGCGCCGGGTATTACTAGGTTTTTTGTTAGGAGCGGTAGTAGCGATTCCTGTGGGGTTTTTAATTGGGATGTCTAGACCGGCAATGCTAGCCCTCAATCCTATCATTCAAATTTTTAAACCTGTATCACCCTTAGCTTGGCTTCCTATCGCCTTGGCAATTTTCAATTTAGCAGATCCTTCAGCCATTTTTGTCATTTTCATTACCTCCTTATGGCCGACAATTATTAATACCGCATTAGGAGTTTCTAGCGTTCCCAAAGATTATTTAGATGTGGCACAAGTGCTAGAAATGCACCGTTGGAGGCGGATTACCAAAATAATTTGGCCCGCAAGTTTACCATATATTTTTACAGGTTTACGAATTAGTTTAGGCATAGCTTGGCTAGTAATCGTCGCCGTGGAAATGCTTACAGGTGGTATTGGTATCGGCTTTTTCGTCTGGGATGAATGGAGTCGTTTAAACCTGAGTTCAGTCTTTTTAGCTGTGTTCATAATTGGCTTAACTGGGTTAATTTTGGATTACGCCGTGGGCAAACTCGAAGAATTAGTAACCCATCGTCCGAAAACTTCCAACTAA
- a CDS encoding Uma2 family endonuclease has translation MSIAQAKRFTLDEYHRLGELGFFHEDDHIELINGEIIEMASKGKAHETCLRKLWKELPKIIGDKATLQSHAPITLPPNSEPEPDFAIVQNRDDNYLSAHPKAADVLLVMEVSDSSLAYDQDVKIPLYAKAGITDYWIFNLFDNYLEAYSEPYQDNQGRYGYSNKRILLSNEVISFPCFPDLSLDLAKVFPPKLNF, from the coding sequence ATGAGTATTGCTCAGGCTAAACGCTTCACGCTGGATGAATACCACAGACTTGGAGAATTGGGCTTTTTCCATGAAGATGACCACATTGAATTAATCAACGGGGAAATTATTGAAATGGCATCTAAAGGTAAAGCCCATGAAACTTGTTTAAGAAAACTGTGGAAGGAACTCCCCAAAATAATAGGAGACAAGGCTACTTTACAATCTCATGCACCAATTACTTTACCACCTAACAGCGAACCTGAACCAGATTTTGCGATTGTTCAAAACCGAGATGATAATTATCTCTCGGCTCACCCTAAAGCGGCTGATGTGTTATTGGTGATGGAAGTTTCCGATTCTTCTTTAGCTTATGATCAAGATGTGAAAATACCTCTCTATGCTAAAGCGGGTATTACTGATTATTGGATATTCAATTTATTCGATAATTATTTGGAAGCTTACAGTGAACCATATCAGGATAATCAAGGCAGATATGGCTATTCAAATAAGCGAATTTTATTGTCAAATGAGGTAATAAGTTTTCCCTGCTTTCCTGATTTGTCTCTTGATTTAGCTAAGGTGTTTCCGCCAAAGCTTAATTTTTAA
- the rnc gene encoding ribonuclease III — protein sequence MAISNRNRIESALIYLNQGLHPYFEQEMRKVHGERWLDIATSCLSDNQSLKRNPEDILHDDISELLKVIIGQWNQVFKRKLGHGERALVSEIMEVRNKWAHEINGKRFSTDDTYRALDSIARLLKAISASEADIVEKQKQEVLRSLSPKQAEEVRIRESLDELLIQLPFQDASFLLRALTHTSYMHENPNSGEDNERLEFLGDALLNFLSGEYLYRRYPEKKEGELTPLRSRLVDKPQLAKFAVRLNLGKWIRLGNGAEKDGGRTQSRLLSNTFEAIIGAYFLDSGTESVRDFVEPLFDSVIAENLSISHKSDSNTNNFVIVDSKNRFQEWVQRNVTPTPPKYFTEQIGGPSHAPEFIAKVLVDEKIYGEGKGRNKRDAEKAAAEDALAELKKKGLL from the coding sequence ATGGCTATTAGTAATCGCAACAGAATCGAGAGTGCTTTAATTTATTTAAATCAGGGTCTACACCCCTATTTTGAGCAGGAAATGCGGAAAGTCCACGGTGAACGCTGGCTGGATATAGCCACATCCTGTCTATCTGATAACCAAAGTCTAAAGCGTAACCCAGAAGACATTCTGCACGATGATATTTCGGAATTACTAAAAGTAATAATCGGACAATGGAATCAGGTCTTCAAAAGGAAACTGGGTCATGGAGAACGTGCCTTAGTTAGCGAAATTATGGAAGTTCGCAACAAATGGGCGCATGAAATTAATGGAAAGCGTTTCTCTACTGATGATACTTATCGCGCACTTGATAGTATTGCTCGACTTCTCAAAGCTATTTCAGCATCAGAGGCAGATATTGTAGAAAAGCAGAAGCAAGAAGTTTTGCGATCTCTTTCTCCGAAACAAGCCGAAGAAGTTCGCATCAGAGAAAGCTTAGATGAACTACTAATACAATTGCCTTTTCAAGATGCATCTTTCCTGCTTCGCGCACTCACTCACACATCGTATATGCATGAAAACCCTAATTCAGGTGAAGATAATGAGCGACTTGAGTTCCTGGGTGATGCCTTACTAAATTTTTTAAGTGGTGAGTATCTTTATCGTCGATATCCTGAGAAAAAAGAGGGCGAACTAACACCTTTACGTTCTCGGCTAGTGGATAAGCCGCAGTTAGCAAAATTTGCTGTTAGGTTAAATTTGGGTAAATGGATACGGCTAGGTAATGGTGCAGAAAAAGATGGAGGACGCACACAATCTAGATTGCTCAGTAACACTTTTGAAGCGATTATCGGTGCGTATTTTTTAGATTCGGGAACTGAGTCAGTACGAGATTTTGTAGAACCATTGTTTGATTCAGTCATAGCTGAAAACCTATCCATCTCTCATAAGTCTGATAGTAACACCAACAATTTTGTAATTGTAGACTCAAAAAATCGCTTTCAGGAATGGGTGCAACGCAACGTTACCCCCACTCCCCCTAAATATTTCACAGAACAAATAGGTGGCCCTTCTCATGCACCAGAATTCATCGCCAAAGTATTGGTAGATGAAAAAATTTATGGCGAAGGTAAGGGACGCAATAAGAGAGATGCAGAGAAAGCTGCTGCTGAGGATGCGCTAGCTGAGTTGAAAAAAAAAGGGTTGTTGTAA